A stretch of the Xiphias gladius isolate SHS-SW01 ecotype Sanya breed wild chromosome 19, ASM1685928v1, whole genome shotgun sequence genome encodes the following:
- the mymk gene encoding protein myomaker: MGAFIAKMLLPTVSSLVFLPAASVAAKRGFHMEAMVYFFTMFFTAIYHACDGPGLSILCFMRYDILEYFSVYGTALSMWVTLTALGDFDEPQRSSITMFGVLTIAVRIYQDRWGYGIYSGPIGSAVFIITVKWLQKMKQLRAVYPEKAVYTQQVGPGCCFGALALMLRFYFEEWDYAYVHSFYHLSLAVSFVLLLPKKNRYAGTGQNAAKLSCFTLCCCTMSPGSSKEKKDKPKKKSSRTVWTVPTEKPWTQGRSTPTLPLYNPPPSTPVKGTSISKLKEMNGWK; the protein is encoded by the exons ATGGGTGCATTTATTGCCAAGATGCTGCTTCCAACGGTAAGCAGCCTGGTGTTCCTGCCTGCGGCCAGCGTGGCGGCCAAGAGGGGCTTCCACATGGAGGCCATGGTCTACTTCTTCACCATGTTCTTCACTGCG ATCTATCATGCATGTGATGGACCAGGCCTCTCCATCCTGTGTTTCATGAGATACGACATTCTGGAGTACTTCAGTGTTTACGGCACGGCTCTCTCCATGTGGGTCACACTTACAG CTCTGGGTGACTTTGATGAGCCCCAGCGCTCCAGTATAACCATGTTTGGAGTGTTGACCATCGCTGTGAGGATCTACCAGGATCGCTGGGGCTATGGGATCTACTCTGGACCCATCGGATCAGCTGTCTTCATCATCACCGTCAAATGG CTGCAGAAGATGAAGCAGTTGAGGGCGGTGTATCCAGAGAAGGCGGTGTACACGCAGCAGGTCGGTCCGGGCTGCTGCTTCGGCGCTCTCGCTCTGATGCTGCGTTTCTACTTCGAG GAGTGGGACTACGCCTATGTTCACAGCTTCTACCATCTGTCTCTGGCTGTGTCCTTCGTCCTGTTGCTGCCAAAGAAGAACCGCTATGCAGGGACGGGACAAAACGCTGCTAAACTCAGCTGCTTCACTCTTTGCTGCTGC ACCATGTCCCCTGGTAGCTCTAAAGAGAAGAAGGACAAGCCGAAGAAGAAGTCTTCTCGGACCGTGTGGACAGTCCCCACTGAGAAGCCGTGGACACAAGGCCGTAGCACCCCCACCCTGCCTCTTTACAACCCCCCACCCTCCACGCCTGTCAAAGGGACCAGCATCAGCAAGCTCAAAGAGATGAACGGCTGGAAGTGA